In Candidatus Defluviilinea gracilis, the genomic window AAGCGGTTGACCGATGTCAAGCATCGCGTAGTTGGTCGCATCCACGATGTTGCTGATGGGACGCATCCCCGCCAGCCTCAATCTCCGCTGAATGTGATATGGACTCGGCTTAATTTCAATATCGCGGATCAATCCCGCCACAAAGCGCGGATTGAGTTCAGGGCTGGTGACTTCGATTTCGACGAGTTCAGTTACGGACTGCGTATTGCGTACTGCGTTCTTTACCTGTTTACGTGTTTCCGTGTTTCCGTGTCTACGCATTTCTCGCCCCGTCAACGCCGCCAACTCCCTCGCGATACCGATCACGTTCGCATTCCGCGCCATGTTCGGCGCAACGGAAATATCCAGCACGGCGTCGCCCATGTAATCGGCGAGAGACATTCCCACAGGAGCATCGTCGTCGAGCAGGATGATGCCCTCGTGTTCTTCGGAGATTCCAAGTTCTTTTTCGGAGCAAACCATCGAATACGATTCCACGCCGCGGATCTTTGTCCGTTTGAGGGTCATCAACTGCAAGCCCTCCGCATGACCGTCGTAGAGGGTTGTCCCCTCTTTCGCGTACGCGGCTTTGATCGGCTTGTCGAGTTTGCCCGTCCCTTTCAGGTGGAAGATATTCGGCGCGCCCGTCAACACGGTTTGACTCTCCTTGCCGTCGAATAGATCAAGCAGAGTCAATCGGTCCGCGTTGGGATGCTCTTTCACCTCGCGGATCTCCGCCACCACGAGTTTTTCTTTATCCCACGCAATGCCGCTGGTCTTGAACTCGTGCTTTTCGCCGTCTTTATATTCGGGCATTGGCAAGCCCGCATACTTGATCTCATCCACTTCGAGACCAGCCAACGTCAACTTGCGGGCAATATCTTCAACAGACAAGCCCTCTAAGTCAATATAATCTTTCAGCCAAGAAATAGGTACTTTCATAAATTTATCCTTTGCACAAAAGAGAATTAGAGAAATAGAGAATTCTCTAATTCTCCAATTCTCTGTTCTTTAGAACTGTTCAAGGAAACGCAAATCGTTTCCCCAGAAATAACGGATGTCGTCAATCTTGTATCTCAACATCAACTGACGTTCAGGTCCCATGCCCCACGCGAAACCCGAATAACGCGACGGGTCATAGCCTCCGTTTTGCAACACGACGGGATGCACCATGCCGCAACCCAAAATTTCGAGCCAGCCTGAATTTTTGCACACGCCGCATCCCTTGCCGCCGCAGACGAAACATTCCACATCCACTTCGGCGGAGGGTTCGGTAAACGGAAAATACGACGCGCGGAATCGCACGCGCGCGTGTTGACCGAACATGCGCCGCGCAAAATCGGCGAGCGTGCCTTTCAAGTCGGCGAAGGTGATGTTCTCGCCAACGACGAGTCCTTCCACTTGATTGAATTGGATCTCGGAACGCGCGGTAATTTGCTCGTAACGAAAACACATCCCAGGCAACGCGATTCGGATCGGCGGCGGGTTCTCGGGATTCGTCGCGGCGTATTCACGCATCGCATGAATCTGCCCCGGCGATGTATGCGTCCGCAACACGATCGGGTTATCGCCGCGTCCCTCCGCCTCGACAAAAAACGTGTCCTGCATATCGCGCGCGGGATGGTTCGGCGGAAAGTTCAGCAATTGAAAATTGTATTCATCCGTCTCCACTTCGCGCGACGTGTACACCTGAAAACCCATGTCCGCGAGAATGCTCAACACTTTTCGCAACTGTTGCGTAGACGGATGCAGTCTGCCGACATGCACGCCTCGTCCGGGCAACGTCACATCCAACGCGTCTTCTTCGAGGGATTTCGCCAGCGCGGCTTCTTTCACGATCTTCGACCTCTCCTCCAGCGCGGACTCTAACGCCACTTTCACACGGTTCGCTCCCTGACCTACAACTGGTCGCTCCTCCTTCGACAGTTTCCCCAACCCGGCAAAGACCGTCATCAGCGGGGAACTGCGCCCAAGATGCGACACGCGCCAAGCCTCCAGCGCGGTCGACTCCGTGATGGATTGCAAAGCCTCCAGCGCGGATTTTTCGATTTCGTTCAATTGATCTAACATACTGCCTCCAAAATCAAGATGAGGAGAGAATAGAAAGTAGATAAGTAGATAAGTAGATAAGTGGATAGCAATCTTTTCAGTGGAACTAATCTCTATTCTCTATTCTCTGCTCTCTGCTCTTCGCCAAACAAAAACCTCCCGTCCACAAAATGGGACGAGAGGGAATTCTCGCGGTACCACCCAAGTTAACCATCCTTCATCAGAACGATTCGCTTTGCGCCGACAGTCATCGGCATCTCTTGTAACGTTGAGAAAACGGTTCTGGCTACGCGGTACGACAAAATTAATTTTGTCGCACGTTCACACGAACGGCTCGAGAGGGAACTTCGACCGGGTTTGGTTGAGCGCGGGTTTCAGCCATTGCTCGCGCCTCTCTAACAACCTTTGCCGGTGTACTTTCCTCTGTCCCAGCCTTTAAAATGGGGTCGCCTGTTGGGGTGTATTATCTGCGGAAACGGGAGGATGTCAAGGCTTGTGATTCTTTCAAACGCATCGTTGACTCCGTGTTTCTCCAGCAGTTGAACTGCTGGAGATACTTGAACGGAAACGGGAGGATGTCAAGGCTGAGGAAAAGTTTCCGCGGGCGAGGCAGGTAAAACCGGAGAATGAAGCGTCAGTCCGCTTTGGAGAGTTGGTACGAGAAGTAGATGTAATCCCGATTGACGAACATGTTGTAGATACTGCTCCCCTCCACCGCCGCGAACATTTCCACGAAGGGATGCAAGATCTTCGGCGCGAATTGATGCGCGAGGGCGCGGTAGCGTTCGCTGTTGCGGGTGAGCGCGCTCAACACATGCGCGGTGATGTCGGTCTTCGAGTGGACGTTGAACCCCGCCGCGCGGATGTCGCGCTCGACCTTCGGCTCATCTGCCACCGTGCGGAAATCGGCATAGAGAAATTTTCCGCCGCGCCGAAGCACGCGATGCACAGAATGGAAGAACGCCTCCTGCCGCGGATAACAATGCGAAGCCTCCACGTTGAGGACCGCGTCGAAATGATTCTCAGGGAAGTCGAGCGACTGCGCATCGCCGGTGCAGAAGTCTATGCCGAGGGCGCCATGCGTCTTGCGGTTGTATGCGATGGCATTTTGATTCTGGTCAATGGCGGTATAGGATTTGGGCTTGTGATAACGCTTGACGAACGACGCGCCGCCGCCATGTCCGCAACTGACTTCAAGCACATTTTTATCTTTGAGGTCATCGCCGCTGGCAACGTGATGATAGAGC contains:
- the pheS gene encoding phenylalanine--tRNA ligase subunit alpha translates to MLDQLNEIEKSALEALQSITESTALEAWRVSHLGRSSPLMTVFAGLGKLSKEERPVVGQGANRVKVALESALEERSKIVKEAALAKSLEEDALDVTLPGRGVHVGRLHPSTQQLRKVLSILADMGFQVYTSREVETDEYNFQLLNFPPNHPARDMQDTFFVEAEGRGDNPIVLRTHTSPGQIHAMREYAATNPENPPPIRIALPGMCFRYEQITARSEIQFNQVEGLVVGENITFADLKGTLADFARRMFGQHARVRFRASYFPFTEPSAEVDVECFVCGGKGCGVCKNSGWLEILGCGMVHPVVLQNGGYDPSRYSGFAWGMGPERQLMLRYKIDDIRYFWGNDLRFLEQF
- a CDS encoding class I SAM-dependent methyltransferase; protein product: MPAFKQLFWKHWYQYLTRRVGNAPVTFLNYGFWPPEGETVKLQPEDEINRAAIQLYHHVASGDDLKDKNVLEVSCGHGGGASFVKRYHKPKSYTAIDQNQNAIAYNRKTHGALGIDFCTGDAQSLDFPENHFDAVLNVEASHCYPRQEAFFHSVHRVLRRGGKFLYADFRTVADEPKVERDIRAAGFNVHSKTDITAHVLSALTRNSERYRALAHQFAPKILHPFVEMFAAVEGSSIYNMFVNRDYIYFSYQLSKAD